From a single Pseudophryne corroboree isolate aPseCor3 chromosome 6, aPseCor3.hap2, whole genome shotgun sequence genomic region:
- the LOC134935807 gene encoding E3 ubiquitin-protein ligase TRIM39-like isoform X1: protein MASADVRQELDCSICLSIYTDPVTLRCGHSFCRVCIDRVLDTQEEAGAYTCPECRAECQERPALIQNITLCNIVGRFLSTRPDQEETGIFCTYCVDSPVPAAKSCLLCEASLCDKHLRVHSKSAEHVLCDPTTALGNRKCSVHKKVLQYYCTEDADCICVSCGLAGQHQGHKVEMLDEASKKKKKKLRNVLQKLTTKREETDTRISSLQERRRVQGEAAGVTETVTALFRDIRRQLEDLERRVLSEISRQEQRVSLSVSDLIQQLEIKKDELSGKMRHIEELCNMSDPVTVLQEPDTGDLCDSEDTWRHDNQVHGAGDLDVGLISGTLHTLSDVIRGINLCFYVQEPTDILLDVTTAGNNIQISGDRKTASVSYMNQNRPETANIFQSPQVISTRRFSSGRHYWEVDVSKSPSWRVGMCYPSIDRRGGQSLIGANTKSWGLRYYYNQYTVIHDKTLIQLPDNISCDRVRVYLDYEAGQLSFYSLCDPIRHLHSYTAAFMEPLHAVLGVFDGCIKISGRFGSWETCNVM, encoded by the coding sequence atggcgtctgctgatgtgagacaggagctggactgttccatctgcctgagcatttatacagatcctgtaaccctgagatgtggccacagcttctgccgggtctgtattgatcgtgtgctggatacacaggaggAGGCTGGAGCTTATACCTGTCCTGAATGCAGAGCAGAGTGTCAGGAGCGTCCTGCACTGATACAGAACATAACGCTGTGTAACATAGTGGGGAGGTTCCTGTCTACTCGgccagatcaggaggagactgggatcttctgcacttactgtgtggactctcctgtacctgctgctaaatcctgtctgctgtgtgaggcttctctgtgtgataaacacctgagagtacacagcaagtcagcagaacatgtcttatgtgatcccaccactgccctggggaacaggaaatgctccgtTCATAAGAAGGTCCTGCAGTATTACTGCACTGAGGACGCTGACTGTATCTGTGTGTCCTGTGGTTTAGCTGGACAACATCAGGGACACAAGGTGGAAATGCTGGATGAGGCctctaagaagaagaagaaaaagctgAGGAATGTTCTGCAGAAACTGACCACAAAGAGAGAGGAGACTGACACAAGAATTTCAAGTCTGCAGGAGCGCAGGAGAGTTCAGGGAGAAGCAGCTGGTGTAACAGAGACAGTCACTGccctgtttagagacatcaggagacagctggaGGACTTGGAGAGGCGAGTCCTGAGTGAGATCTCCAGACAGGAACAGCGCGTTTCACTCTCAGTCTCtgatctgatccagcagctggaaataaagaaggacgagctgtccgggaagatgcgtcacattgaggagctgtgtaacatgtctgatccagtgactgtcttacaggaaccagacacaggggacTTGTGTGACTCTGAGGACACATGGAGACATGATAACCAGGTCCATGGTGcaggagatctggatgtgggtctcATCTCAGGGACATTACACACATTATCTGATGTAATAAGAGGTATAAATCTATGCTTCTATGTGCAAGAAcctacagacatattactggatgtaaccacagctggtaaTAATATACAGATATCAGGTGACAGGAAAACGGCATCTGTGTCATATATGAACCAGAACCGACCAGAAACAGCAAACATATTTCAGAGTCCTCAGGTAATAAGCACCAGGAGAttctcctcagggcgacattactgggaggtggaCGTCAGTAAGTCACCGAGCTGGAGGGTGGGGATGTGTTACCCCAGTATAGACAGGAGAGGGGGTCAGTCACTCATTGGGGCTAATACCAAGTCCTGGGGTTTGAGGTATTATTATAATCAGTACACAGTGATACATGACAAGACTTTGATCCAGTTACCTGACAATATCTCCTGTGACAGAGTGAGGGTATATCTGGATTATGAGGCAGGACAGCTGTCCTTCTATTCTctgtgtgaccccatcagacacttacacagCTACACTGCCGCCTTTATGGAGCCTCTCCATGCTGTGTTAGGTGTGTTTGACGGATGTATAAAGATATCTGGGAGATTCGGGAGCTGGGAGACATGTAATGTGATGTAA
- the LOC134935806 gene encoding E3 ubiquitin-protein ligase TRIM39-like — translation MASAALRQELSCSICLSIYTDPVTLRCGHNFCRGCISRELDTQEESGVYSCPECRKEYRKRPALEKNRTLCNIVEHVRSIPEEGTGVLYTYGVQSPVQCSVHKKVLEYYCTEDSACICVSCCLIGEHRGHKMLSLDEASEKKKEKLSDVLQKLTIKRAETEKKVQNLQECRRDQGKAAGVTETVTALFRDIRRQLDDLEKRVLTEISRQKPHISLSVSDLIQQLEIKKDELSGKMRHIEELCNMSDPVTVLQEPDTGDLCDTEDTERHDNQVHGAGDLDVGLISGTLHTLSDIITGINTGIYVQEDTDLLLDVATAGDTDSDIITGINTGIYVQEATDLILDETTAGDNIQISGDRKTASRSDINQNLPVTPERFQYPQIISTRGFSSGRHYWEVDVSKSVGWRVGMCYPSIGRRGWQAVIGCNNKSWCLCRCNNQYSVIHDSREIRLPENIPYGRVRVYLDYEAGQLSFYFICDPIRHLHTYAAALTEPLHAALWVGHGCITISEGVSSWEKLP, via the coding sequence ATGGCGTCTGCTGCTCTGAGACAGGAACTGAGctgttccatctgcctgagcatttatacagatcccgtaaccctgagatgtggccacaacttctgccgggGCTGTATTAGTCGTGAGCTGGATACACAGGAAGAGTCTGGAGTTTACAGCTGTCCCGAATGCAGAAAAGAGTATCGAAAGCGTCCTGCTCTGGAGAAAAACAGGACGCTCTGCAACATAGTAGAACATGTCCGCTCTATTCCAGAGGAGGGAACTGGGGTGCTCTACACTTATGGTGTCCAATCTCCAGTACAATGCTCTGTCCATAAGAAGGTCCTGGAGTATTATTGCACTGAGGACTCAGCCTGTATTTGTGTGTCCTGCTGTCTGATTGGGGAACACAGAGGACATAAGATGCTATCGCTGGATGAGGCctctgagaagaagaaggagaagctgaGCGATGTTCTGCAGAAACTGACCATAAAGAGAGCGGAGACTGAGAAAAAAGTCCAGAATCTGCAGGAGTGCAGGAGAGATCAGGGAAAAGCAGCTGGTGTAACAGAGACAGTCACTGccctgtttagagacatcaggagacagctggaTGACCTGGAGAAGAGAGTACTGACTGAGATCTCCAGGCAGAAACCACACATTTCACTCTCAGTCTCtgatctgatccagcagctggaaataaagaaggacgagctgtccgggaagatgcgtcacattgaggagctgtgtaacatgtctgatccagtgactgtcttacaggaaccagacacaggtgacttgtgtgatactgaggacacagagagacatGATAACCAGGTCCATGGTGcaggagatctggatgtgggtctcatctcagggacattacacacattatctgatataataacaggtataaatacagggatctatgtgcaggaagATACAGACCTATTACTGGATGTAgccacagctggtgatacagactctgatataataacagggataaatacagggatctatgtgcaggaagCTACAGACCTAATTCTGGATGAAACCACAGCTGGTGATAATATACAAATATCAGGTGACAGGAAAACTGCATCCAGGTCAGATATAAACCAGAATCTCCCAGTAACACCAGAGAGATTTCAGTATCCTCAGATAATAAGCACCAGGGGAttctcctcagggcgacattactgggaggtggatgtcagTAAGTCAGTGGGCTGGAGGGTGGGGATGTGTTATCCCAGTATAGGCAGGAGAGGATGGCAGGCAGTCATTGGATGTAATAACAAGTCCTGGTGTCTGTGTAGGTGTAATAATCAGTACTCAGTGATACATGACAGTAGAGAGATCAGGTTACCTGAAAATATCCCCTATGGCAGAGTGAGGGTATATCTGGATTATGAGGCAGGACAGCTGTCCTTTTATTTTATATGTgaccccatcagacacttacacacctacgctgccgccctcactgagcccctccatgctgCATTATGGGTAGGACATGGGTGTATAACTATATCTGAGGGAGTCAGTAGTTGGGAGAAATTACCATAA
- the LOC134935807 gene encoding E3 ubiquitin/ISG15 ligase TRIM25-like isoform X2: MASADVRQELDCSICLSIYTDPVTLRCGHSFCRVCIDRVLDTQEEAGAYTCPECRAECQERPALIQNITLCNIVGRFLSTRPDQEETGIFCTYCVDSPVPAAKSCLLCEASLCDKHLRVHSKSAEHVLCDPTTALGNRKCSVHKKVLQYYCTEDADCICVSCGLAGQHQGHKVEMLDEASKKKKKKLRNVLQKLTTKREETDTRISSLQERRRVQGEAAGVTETVTALFRDIRRQLEDLERRVLSEISRQEQRVSLSVSDLIQQLEIKKDELSGKMRHIEELCNMSDPVTVLQEPDTGDLCDSEDTWRHDNQVHGAGDLDVGLISGTLHTLSDVIRVHCIPSHGE; this comes from the exons atggcgtctgctgatgtgagacaggagctggactgttccatctgcctgagcatttatacagatcctgtaaccctgagatgtggccacagcttctgccgggtctgtattgatcgtgtgctggatacacaggaggAGGCTGGAGCTTATACCTGTCCTGAATGCAGAGCAGAGTGTCAGGAGCGTCCTGCACTGATACAGAACATAACGCTGTGTAACATAGTGGGGAGGTTCCTGTCTACTCGgccagatcaggaggagactgggatcttctgcacttactgtgtggactctcctgtacctgctgctaaatcctgtctgctgtgtgaggcttctctgtgtgataaacacctgagagtacacagcaagtcagcagaacatgtcttatgtgatcccaccactgccctggggaacaggaaatgctccgtTCATAAGAAGGTCCTGCAGTATTACTGCACTGAGGACGCTGACTGTATCTGTGTGTCCTGTGGTTTAGCTGGACAACATCAGGGACACAAGGTGGAAATGCTGGATGAGGCctctaagaagaagaagaaaaagctgAGGAATGTTCTGCAGAAACTGACCACAAAGAGAGAGGAGACTGACACAAGAATTTCAAGTCTGCAGGAGCGCAGGAGAGTTCAGGGAGAAGCAGCTGGTGTAACAGAGACAGTCACTGccctgtttagagacatcaggagacagctggaGGACTTGGAGAGGCGAGTCCTGAGTGAGATCTCCAGACAGGAACAGCGCGTTTCACTCTCAGTCTCtgatctgatccagcagctggaaataaagaaggacgagctgtccgggaagatgcgtcacattgaggagctgtgtaacatgtctgatccagtgactgtcttacaggaaccagacacaggggacTTGTGTGACTCTGAGGACACATGGAGACATGATAACCAGGTCCATGGTGcaggagatctggatgtgggtctcATCTCAGGGACATTACACACATTATCTGATGTAATAAGAG TGCattgtatcccctcgcatggcgagtga